A part of Aquaspirillum sp. LM1 genomic DNA contains:
- a CDS encoding regulatory protein RecX: MSDTLRRRALDLLSRREYSRAELARKLTRLGKDAEAAADAAELDALDNTLDADESIDLSQADADAAEIPASLSDTVNALLDELAETGWQSDQRFAEMWIQAHGRRHGAMRLQQDLRQRGIPAELIQAALAEHQAATPEQDELSRARVIWARKFAHPPSNPQERNKQYRFMLSRGFSASVVSKVLAGSSEDA; encoded by the coding sequence ATGAGCGACACCTTGCGCCGACGGGCGCTGGATTTACTCTCCCGCCGCGAATACAGCCGCGCCGAACTGGCGCGCAAACTCACCCGGCTGGGCAAAGACGCTGAAGCCGCCGCCGACGCCGCCGAACTGGATGCCCTTGATAATACCCTGGACGCCGACGAAAGCATTGACCTGTCCCAGGCGGATGCTGATGCAGCAGAGATTCCCGCTTCGCTCAGCGACACGGTGAACGCCTTGCTGGATGAACTGGCCGAAACCGGCTGGCAGTCTGACCAGCGTTTTGCCGAGATGTGGATTCAGGCGCATGGCCGCCGCCATGGGGCAATGCGCCTGCAGCAGGATTTGCGCCAGCGTGGCATTCCTGCCGAGCTGATTCAGGCCGCGCTGGCCGAGCACCAGGCCGCCACACCAGAACAGGACGAACTCAGCCGCGCCAGGGTGATCTGGGCGCGCAAGTTTGCCCACCCGCCCAGCAACCCGCAGGAACGCAACAAGCAGTATCGCTTTATGCTGTCGCGCGGTTTCAGCGCCAGCGTGGTCAGCAAGGTGCTGGCGGGCAGCAGTGAGGATGCCTAG
- a CDS encoding helix-turn-helix domain-containing protein translates to MTDTQKIPSSTLFAQRLRACRLQCGLSQMRLGVLAGIDERSASPRINQYERGKHFPDFGTIVRLAAVLGVPAAYFFAEDEQLADWILCWGKLNASDKSFWLEKVKEDLSMVFQV, encoded by the coding sequence ATGACCGACACCCAAAAAATCCCTTCCTCCACGCTCTTTGCCCAGCGTTTGCGCGCTTGTCGTTTGCAGTGTGGTCTATCACAAATGCGCCTAGGTGTTCTGGCTGGCATTGATGAGCGGTCTGCCAGCCCAAGAATCAACCAATACGAACGAGGCAAGCACTTTCCTGACTTTGGCACCATAGTCCGCTTGGCGGCTGTGCTTGGTGTGCCTGCCGCCTATTTTTTTGCCGAAGATGAGCAGCTGGCTGACTGGATTTTATGCTGGGGAAAGCTGAATGCATCAGATAAATCATTCTGGCTGGAAAAAGTCAAGGAGGATTTATCCATGGTGTTTCAGGTGTAA
- a CDS encoding PAS domain-containing methyl-accepting chemotaxis protein, translating to MKINLPITQTEKPFTRGTIVTKTDLKGVITYANDAFVQLSGFEREELLGSNQNIVRHPDMPPAAFADMWRTLKNGHTWKGMVKNRCKNGDHYWVSAFIVPVKQQGQIIGYMSVRSPASRQDIAQAEALYQKIGKDGQLPAKRTGGLSTFATRLTTMLLYNLLIVLAAWLDSPALKVACIALGIAITGLMGWRAYRGRARQQHIIHTLDQIAEGRLTSQLDTDRFDEIGRIEAGLATMQVHIKVMIDDLSNAASLMHTHSTGLHQLMSQLMERFAQQSHEVAGVSGAVEEMSVSVSQVAEHAGSAAVAAGQATGVAQVGAGHMAQSREETREAAQNVSAAQATIQDLYQSVIKISTVTDTIREIADQTNLLALNAAIEAARAGEQGRGFAVVADEVRRLAERTGHSTAEINQIVASIRVVTDSAVANMRKVGDSSEQSEIHLADTARSLDDILQASRAVEQMMRGIADTNVQQSATAHDLAERTINISTRIEASTQEIAQAGTLIAELATKADQVQGMVRRFDTGDRRG from the coding sequence ATGAAGATAAACCTTCCGATTACCCAAACCGAAAAACCTTTCACCCGTGGCACGATTGTCACCAAAACCGACCTCAAAGGCGTGATCACCTACGCCAACGATGCCTTTGTCCAACTGTCCGGTTTTGAGCGCGAAGAACTGCTGGGCAGCAACCAGAACATCGTCCGCCACCCCGACATGCCCCCGGCTGCTTTTGCCGATATGTGGCGCACACTAAAAAACGGCCACACCTGGAAAGGCATGGTCAAAAACCGCTGTAAAAACGGCGACCACTACTGGGTGTCGGCATTTATCGTGCCGGTCAAGCAGCAAGGCCAGATTATTGGCTATATGTCGGTGCGCTCCCCGGCCAGCCGTCAGGACATCGCCCAGGCCGAAGCGCTCTACCAGAAAATTGGCAAGGACGGCCAGCTGCCGGCCAAACGCACCGGGGGGCTATCGACTTTTGCCACCCGGCTAACCACCATGCTGCTATACAACCTGCTGATTGTTCTGGCGGCCTGGCTGGATAGTCCAGCGCTTAAAGTGGCCTGTATTGCCCTGGGCATTGCCATCACCGGCCTGATGGGCTGGCGTGCCTACCGTGGCCGTGCCCGCCAGCAACACATCATCCACACCCTCGACCAGATTGCCGAAGGCCGGCTGACCAGTCAGCTGGACACCGACCGCTTTGACGAAATCGGCCGCATCGAAGCCGGTCTGGCCACCATGCAAGTGCATATCAAGGTGATGATCGACGACCTGTCCAACGCCGCCAGCCTGATGCACACCCACAGCACCGGCCTGCATCAGCTGATGTCACAGCTGATGGAGCGCTTTGCCCAGCAATCGCACGAAGTGGCCGGTGTATCTGGCGCAGTGGAAGAAATGAGCGTCTCGGTCTCACAAGTGGCCGAACACGCCGGCAGCGCCGCCGTGGCTGCCGGCCAGGCCACTGGCGTCGCCCAGGTGGGTGCAGGCCATATGGCGCAGTCGCGCGAGGAAACCCGTGAAGCCGCCCAGAATGTCAGCGCGGCCCAGGCCACCATCCAGGATCTGTATCAGTCGGTGATCAAGATCAGTACCGTCACCGACACCATCCGCGAGATTGCCGACCAGACCAATCTGCTGGCGCTGAACGCCGCGATTGAGGCCGCCCGTGCTGGCGAGCAGGGACGCGGCTTTGCCGTGGTGGCCGACGAAGTGCGCCGGCTGGCCGAGCGCACCGGCCACAGCACCGCCGAAATCAACCAGATTGTTGCCAGCATCCGTGTGGTCACCGACTCGGCTGTCGCCAATATGCGCAAAGTGGGCGACAGTTCGGAGCAAAGCGAAATCCACCTGGCCGACACCGCCCGCAGCCTGGATGACATCCTGCAGGCCAGCCGGGCGGTGGAGCAGATGATGCGTGGCATTGCCGACACCAATGTGCAGCAATCGGCCACCGCCCACGACCTGGCCGAACGCACGATCAATATCAGCACGCGGATTGAGGCATCCACCCAGGAAATTGCCCAGGCCGGCACGCTGATTGCCGAACTGGCCACCAAGGCCGACCAAGTGCAGGGGATGGTCAGACGGTTTGATACCGGGGATCGGCGCGGTTAA